The following coding sequences lie in one Silvanigrella aquatica genomic window:
- a CDS encoding ATP synthase F0 subunit C, which translates to MKKKFALVSAASAAILVNLPAFANEAAAAVATDGMSIGTGLKLIGAGLAIGLAVVGAGQGQGHAAKGALESIGRNPQAYNKIFTPFLLAMALIEFQAILGLIIAFLILGK; encoded by the coding sequence ATGAAAAAGAAATTTGCTTTAGTATCCGCTGCTTCTGCTGCGATTCTTGTTAATCTTCCTGCATTTGCCAATGAAGCTGCGGCGGCTGTAGCGACTGATGGTATGTCCATTGGTACGGGTCTTAAATTAATTGGTGCTGGTCTTGCTATTGGTCTTGCGGTTGTTGGTGCTGGTCAAGGTCAAGGTCATGCTGCTAAAGGTGCTCTTGAGAGTATTGGTCGTAACCCTCAAGCGTACAACAAAATCTTTACTCCCTTCCTTCTTGCTATGGCTCTTATTGAGTTCCAAGCGATCCTTGGTCTCATCATTGCCTTCTTAATTCTTGGCAAGTAA
- the atpB gene encoding F0F1 ATP synthase subunit A produces MKRKFIHIFTLFSLASAPEAYADSSGVQVVNWYHEILEKFFIFFNPDLSQSAAYLKAEQWSPVFASAFAVALLAAIAILSGFAKINPEKMSDEEILPPKKFGFTAFIELCWSVVSSTLESTIGEKNWMRFVGVLGGTFFVLIVSNLSGVLPGFSPATSSMSFTFAAAIAIFVYFNYYGIKESGFDYIKHLAGPVLWMAPLMFVIEFISLMSRPVSLSLRIFGNISGDHFVFAIFSGLMKDLSIPFIPIPAIFLGFGTFVACLQAFIFMTLSAVYIKLALESKEQH; encoded by the coding sequence ATGAAACGTAAATTTATTCATATTTTTACTTTGTTTTCGCTGGCCTCGGCTCCCGAAGCTTATGCAGATTCCTCAGGAGTGCAAGTTGTGAATTGGTATCATGAAATTTTAGAGAAATTTTTTATATTTTTTAATCCAGACTTATCACAAAGTGCTGCTTATCTTAAAGCAGAACAGTGGTCTCCCGTTTTTGCCTCCGCATTTGCGGTAGCTTTATTAGCTGCAATTGCAATTTTATCAGGATTTGCAAAAATAAATCCCGAAAAAATGAGTGATGAAGAAATTTTGCCTCCTAAAAAGTTTGGTTTTACAGCTTTTATTGAGCTCTGTTGGTCTGTGGTGTCCTCTACTTTGGAATCCACAATTGGTGAAAAAAATTGGATGCGGTTTGTTGGGGTTTTAGGAGGAACATTTTTTGTTCTCATCGTTTCCAACCTTTCTGGTGTTTTACCCGGATTTTCTCCTGCCACATCAAGCATGTCATTTACTTTTGCAGCGGCCATCGCTATTTTCGTCTACTTTAATTACTACGGTATAAAAGAATCTGGCTTTGACTATATTAAGCATTTAGCAGGTCCTGTTTTATGGATGGCTCCTTTAATGTTTGTCATCGAATTTATTAGCTTAATGTCTCGTCCTGTCTCATTATCTTTACGTATTTTTGGAAATATTTCCGGAGATCACTTTGTATTTGCTATTTTTTCAGGACTTATGAAGGATCTTTCTATTCCGTTTATTCCCATTCCCGCCATCTTTTTAGGGTTTGGAACTTTCGTAGCGTGCTTACAAGCGTTTATTTTTATGACTTTAAGCGCTGTCTACATTAAACTTGCTCTTGAATCAAAAGAACAACATTAA